The window ATATGTCATAGACTCATAGTTCATGGATATTATATTGGCAGTTATTGATGCCCTTtcattttagaaacacatagtAAAGCAAAAAAATGAACTGGGCCGTCCCAGGTATACACAAGATAGTCCTTGAAGCCTCATACCTTTTTCAATCCATATACTTTGGTTACTAGGATTCTATGAAGAAATACTCCTTTTCTTTGTAGAGAAATATGAAGAATAATGGATCTCCGTAGTCCATACTTCTATTCTTATAGAATATGCAATCAGTTATCTTGGATGCACAATTTACACTTGAAAGGGACAGCTGGCTGTATTTCATTTTTTACATCAAATTCCTTTTGACAGTATGTACTAGATTTTATTTGCAGTTGGGGCCTGCACCTGCAGGGTTACCTAACATTCAGCACACGCTAAACGATAATTTAAAAGGCAGATAATGGTTATCTTATTGTTATTGTTTTAGGAAGGGAAGTACCATGAAGCACTTGGTAAGTGGGAGGCTGCACTTACCTTGATGCCCAATAATGCAATACTTCATGAACAGAAAGCTCAGATTCTACTTGAGCTGGGAGATGCATGGCGTGCACTGACAGCAGCAACCAGTATGTATGCTCTTGTTCAGTTTACTTGCCCTTTTAAGGATTCTAATGATAACGACCTACTAGGATGCCATGAGTTGGGAACAGTACCATCCTTCCTAATTGGATTATCATTTTAGCACCGATTTGCGGTATCTAGGATTTACTCAATCCATGTTCTTTTTTCCCGTCAAAAGTGTGTTTTGGTGGTACTTTTAACAGGTCATTGCAAAATGCATAAAACATCTATAAATAGTAGGGCCTCAATCAAGAACAAAGAAGAATTACTGCATTCCATACATAAAAATGAagaataattttaatttgtgaATGAATTACTGCGCAGTTGCCTATTTTGGTCACATGTGAAGTCTATATTAGTATATGATCCCAGCAGCATATTTGTGTCATTTCCATTTCTCCACTTCTGGTATATTAATTACTCTATGTCGGGTATGCAGGGGCAACAGAATTGGATCCATTATGGCCTGAGGTTAGTAGGCATCCCCAGGGCAGAAACACTACTCCTGGAGTATTACTTAATGCGTGAATCCTATCAGTTCTCAGCCCTTATATTTATCAGCGGCATGAATGAGATATGTTCATATATATTGACTTGCAGGGTTGGGTTACACTTGGCAGAGCACAGTTAAATTTTGGGGAGCCAGATTCAGCTATATTATCTTTTGACAAGGCGTTAGCAATCGAGGTATCCATTTTGCTTTGCAACCAACTGCCTGTTCTGATTACCATCCATGCATCCGTTAGCTGCGATATATATTTCTAAAACAACAAGCTATCATATATAAGTATCTTATTcccctcaaaaaaaattatataagtatCTTACTTTTCCTATTTGTTTCCACAGCCTGACAACAATGAAGCAAAGTCTGATCGTGAAACTGCAGCACGTCTTGTTAAGAAACGAGGGCAGCTACATTCATCAGGTCTGAGTGCCAACAAAAGACGATTCACAGTTGGAGAGGATAGCGAAAAGGAGAAAGACGATTCACAGATGGAGGATGTAGA of the Oryza sativa Japonica Group chromosome 2, ASM3414082v1 genome contains:
- the LOC4329645 gene encoding uncharacterized protein isoform X2; translated protein: MRGFLMHQLLDSSSSDDDDELILAAALIAQHQYDIDNAPRRRGGSVRSSKMKITWGKNAKTNRQPSVAPSKPGLPFGVDSDNDETEKEETRVVTTDCPGTKPSDNAESLKHQGNRLAEEGKYHEALGKWEAALTLMPNNAILHEQKAQILLELGDAWRALTAATRATELDPLWPEGWVTLGRAQLNFGEPDSAILSFDKALAIEPDNNEAKSDRETAARLVKKRGQLHSSGLSANKRRFTVGEDSEKEKDDSQMEDVEKCKEDEEKERDDSQLENVEK
- the LOC4329645 gene encoding uncharacterized protein isoform X3, whose product is MKITWGKNAKTNRQPSVAPSKPGLPFGVDSDNDETEKEETRVVTTDCPGTKPSDNAESLKHQGNRLAEEGKYHEALGKWEAALTLMPNNAILHEQKAQILLELGDAWRALTAATRATELDPLWPEGWVTLGRAQLNFGEPDSAILSFDKALAIEPDNNEAKSDRETAARLVKKRGQLHSSGLSANKRRFTVGEDSEKEKDDSQMEDVEKCKEDEEKERDDSQLENVEK